A single genomic interval of Euwallacea similis isolate ESF13 chromosome 2, ESF131.1, whole genome shotgun sequence harbors:
- the ND-13A gene encoding probable NADH dehydrogenase [ubiquinone] iron-sulfur protein 6, mitochondrial encodes MSRITLSKFCKNGVLNPTKIAIPSIRLASDWVPQEKETHTGQKWSPNDYRLARFVNKPKHVNPNFSINLIAEVPPKACKDRVVWCDGGSGPEGHPRVYINLDRPGNHSCGYCGLRFYKDQHH; translated from the exons ATGTCCCGAATTACtttatcgaaattttgcaaaaatgggGTACTTAATCCAACTAAAATAGCCATACCAAGCATTCGTTTGGCATCTGACTGGGTGCCCCAAGAAAAAGAAACTCACACAGGACAG AAATGGAGTCCTAATGATTATAGGCTGGCCAGATTTGTAAATAAGCCCAAACATGTTAATcccaatttttcaataaacctTATCGCAGAAGTTCCACCAAAAGCTTGTAAAGACCGAGTAGTTTGGTGTGATGGTGGCAGTGGACCTGAAGGACATCCAAGGGtttatataaatttg GATAGGCCAGGAAACCATTCATGTGGATATTGTGGGCTAAGATTTTATAAAGATCAGCACCACTAA
- the l(2)34Fd gene encoding nucleolar protein 10 — protein MQVSDSNDIKIYNLSAGRSLPEWLSARKRRALLKKNVDIKRRIELIQDFDMPGVSTTVKVSNDGNYILATGIYKPRIKCFDVNNLSLKFERCFDSEAITFEVLSDDYSKLVFLQCDRYIEFHAAYGRYFRLRIPKFGRDMKYHTPSCDLIVVGASPDIYRLNLERGQFMTPYESAASEINKCAINPIHNLLVCGTQEGRVEAWDPRIKERVGVLDCALACLNEIKELSDFPSITALKFNDFVHMGVGTASGQVLLYDIRSDKPFTVKDHVSGLAIKDVDFHYQQELVYSLDSSGLEIWNQNTRKIYTAIESSSPFNNLCVVPKTGLFFLANENTKIQTYFIPSMGPAPKWASFLDSLTEELEESITETVYDDYKFVTKQELESLGLEHLIGTKLIRAYMHGYFLDVRLYKKAKSVANPFEFEEYRKKKIRETIDKEREARVQLNKLPSVNKELALKLMDIETKPKKNKGEGANLLHDTRFQALFENPDFEVDKNTDEYRLLNPVLSRLDKNKQKELKQKYISPEFEPIHEELEGKNSSEESSEESSADEDEESSDDEHTWTKEVKKQHRIIQREHREKERAEALEKEEAEGHQQPKMYELKVGEEFRGINGLKKKLNKASLGKRIQHEDISVKYLSVGNREMSFSLRKVRDNKIEERNKKHREERKKLLRPVLSIKSKFKSRFNKR, from the exons ATGCAGGTTTCTGATTCAAACGATATAAAGATATATAATTTAAGCGCTGGAAGGTCTCTACCAGAG TGGTTATCAGCAAGAAAACGACGGGCCCTTCTGAagaaaaatgtggatattAAAAGGCGAATTGAACTTATCCAAGATTTTGACATGCCTGGGGTCAGCACAACTGTAAAAGTATCCAATGATGGGAATTATATTCTGGCCACTGGCATTTACAAGCCCAGAATCAAGTGCTTTGATGTCAACAACTTgtccttaaaatttgaaagatgTTTCGACTCTGAAGCCATAACATTTGAAGTACTTAGTGATGATTATAGCAAG CTAGTATTTTTGCAATGCGACAGATATATAGAATTTCATGCTGCCTATGGCAGGTACTTCAGACTGCGTATCCCTAAATTTGGACGAGATATGAAGTACCATACCCCCAGCTGTGATTTAATTGTAGTAGGAGCATCTCCAGATATATACAGATTAAACCTAGAAAGGGGACAATTTATGACACCTTATGAAAGTGCAGCATCAGAAATCAATAAATGTGCCATAAATCCCATTCATAACTTGCTGGTATGTGGAACTCAGGAAGGACGGGTGGAAGCTTGGGACCCAAGAATTAAGGAACGAGTTGGTGTTCTTGATTGTGCCTTAGCTTgtttgaatgaaattaaagA aTTGTCAGATTTTCCCTCAATAactgcattaaaatttaatgacttTGTTCATATGGGGGTGGGCACAGCCTCTGGGCAAGTCCTCTTATATGATATAAGATCAGATAAACCCTTCACAGTAAAAGATCACGTTTCTGGATTGGCCATTAAAGACGTGGATTTTCATTATCAACAAGAGCTTGTTTATTCATTAGATAGTTCAGGATTGGAAATTTGGAATCAAAACACT aGAAAAATCTACACTGCAATAGAATCTTCCTCACCATTCAACAACCTTTGCGTCGTCCCGAAAACCGGCCTCTTTTTCCTCGCcaatgaaaatacaaaaatccaAACTTACTTCATTCCCAGTATGGGTCCAGCCCCAAAATGGGCCAGCTTCCTTGACTCTCTAACAGAAGAGCTAGAGGAATCCATTACTGAGACAGTTTATGATGACTACAAATTCGTCACCAAGCAGGAACTAGAGTCTTTGGGCTTGGAACATCTTATTGGTACCAAGTTGATTCGGGCGTACATGCACGGGTATTTCTTAGACGTGCGGTTGTACAAAAAAGCGAAGTCAGTGGCAAATCCATTTGAGTTTGAGGAGTACCGGAAAAAGAAAATCCGGGAAACTATTGATAAAGAAAGGGAGGCTAGAGTGCAACTTAACAAGCTTCCTAGCGTCAATAAGGAGTTGGCACTTAAACTTATGGACATTGAAACTAAgccaaaaaagaataaaggcGAAGGAGCCAATCTTTTGCATGACACCAGATTTCAAGCTTTGTTTGAAAACCCTGATTTTGAAGTGGATAAGAATACGGATGAATACAGATTGCTTAACCCAGTTTTATCTCGTTtagataaaaacaaacaaaaggaacttaaacaaaaatatatatctcCAGAGTTTGAACCAATACATGAAGAGCTGGAGGGCAAAAATAGTTCTGAGGAGTCTTCAGAAGAGTCTAGTGCTGATGAGGATGAAGAAAGTTCAGATGATGAACATACTTGGACCAAGGAAGTTAAAAAGCAGCATAGGATAATTCAGAGGGAGCACAGGGAGAAGGAGAGAGCTGAGGCGCTCGAAAAGGAGGAAGCTGAGGGGCACCAGCAGCCGAAGATGTATGAATTGAAAGTAGGAGAAGAGTTTAGGGGGATTAACGGCTTGAAAAAGAAGCTTAACAA GGCGTCGCTGGGGAAGAGAATACAACATGAAGACATATCAGTGAAATATTTATCTGTAGGAAATAGGGAGATGAGCTTCTCTCTGCGCAAAGTGCGAGACAACAAAATCGAGGAGCGCAACAAGAAACACAGAGAAGAAAGGAAGAAACTTCTTAGGCCGGTTCTTAGcattaaatccaaatttaaaagtcggtttaataaaagataa
- the O-fut1 gene encoding GDP-fucose protein O-fucosyltransferase 1 — translation MQFRFVLLILKIFLFNSHYCLEMDPLGYIAYCPCMGRFGNQADHFLGALAFAKGLNRTLVLPPWVEYRYGEHKSIQVPFDTYFKVESLQNYHKVLTMEQFMEEIAPYEWPPDRRVSFCYMSRGNTNSCNAKEGNPFGPFWDTFNIDFVASEFYGPLNYDINNKAVANQWREKYPPSKWPIIAFTGSPASFPVTDENRLLQKYLQWSDKIKSQAHTFIKTKIPKGAFVGIHLRNGVDWVRACEHIPDSPNLFSAAQCLGYRNELGVATNEMCLPSKELIIRQLKRTIKSINNSNGNASNHKTVVAVFVSSDSNHMLEDLRAALKRMNISVIKFDTPNPHLDLAILGEANHFIGNCISSFTAFVKRERDVKGFPSSFWGFPTEKGGSKKGVARDEL, via the exons atgcaatttagGTTCGTATTGCTAATtcttaagatatttttatttaattcgcACTATTGCCTTGAAATGGATCCTCTGGGTTACATTGCTTATTGCCCATGCATGg gcAGGTTCGGCAACCAAGCTGACCATTTCCTGGGAGCTCTGGCTTTTGCCAAAGGACTAAATCGGACTTTGGTGTTACCGCCTTGGGTTGAATATAGATATGGTGAACACAAATCTATTCAAGTGCCTTTTGacacatattttaaagttgaatCTCTGCAAAATTACCACAAAGTTCTTACTATGGAACAGTTTATGGAAGAAATTGCACCCTATGAATGGCCACCTGATCGAAGAGTATCattttgttacatgtcaaGAG GAAATACAAACTCTTGTAATGCTAAAGAAGGCAACCCATTTGGTCCCTTTTGGGATACATTTAATATAGATTTTGTTGCATCTGAGTTTTATGGTCCTTTAAACTATGACATCAATAATAAAGCTGTTGCTAACCAGTGGCGGGAAAAATATCCACCTTCAAAGTGGCCAATTATAGCTTTTACTg GTAGTCCTGCTAGTTTTCCTGTTACGGACGAAAATCGCCTTCTACAGAAATATCTACAATGGtctgataaaataaaaagtcagGCCCATACtttcatcaaaacaaaaattcccaAAGGAGCCTTTGTGGGCATTCACCTTCGAAATGGCGTTGATTGGGTTCGGGCCTGCGAACACATACCTGACAGCCCCAATTTATTCTCTGCTGCCCAGTGTTTAGGTTACAGAAATGAGCTAGGGGTGGCCACTAATGAAATGTGCTTACCATCCAAGGAGCTCATAATACGGCAGCTGAAGCGGACcataaaaagtataaataattCCAATGGCAATGCAAGCAACCATAAAACTGTTGTGGCAGTGTTCGTTTCTTCTGATAGTAACCACATGTTGGAGGACTTGAGGGCAGCTTTGAAGCGGATGAATATATCTGTGATAAAATTTGACACTCCAAATCCACATCTGGATTTGGCCATTTTAGGGGAAGCGAATCATTTTATAGGTAATTGTATATCCTCCTTTACTGCCTTTGTTAAGAGGGAGCGAGACGTGAAAGGATTTCCGTCGTCCTTTTGGGGTTTCCCCACTGAAAAGGGAGGCAGCAAGAAAGGGGTAGCCCGTGATGAGttatag
- the LOC136417503 gene encoding immediate early response gene 5-like protein, whose protein sequence is MASEAQRLIGISLTKIAQSRSYRGGVSLHKNLLVATVLQKARYIFMEEAYNMVHFHAPVPVQPRPVVPEGDLVGLTAEEAGLERTAGNVQQSSSSSDGDSSSVPDFLPSCARCGESQQDKENYPPCSELTYLDLDKTPKVLRERSNSLKRRRAVAEWETEEAVQSILPKKSRHEEEISEDSSDSCSSSSSSSSSDDSVFLDDATLLSDIVSKEVEADRCQQETAPNGSAMEIDRITSLVSIFSFSMGASDGTGKLNRSMSTPDLCSAQAKDSPDSIQQRPFLAMTV, encoded by the coding sequence ATGGCTAGTGAAGCGCAACGATTAATCGGAATCTCCCTAACAAAAATTGCACAATCTCGTTCCTATCGGGGTGGTGTGAGTTTGCACAAAAATTTGCTTGTCGCCACCGTTCTCCAGAAGGCGCGATACATATTCATGGAAGAGGCCTACAATATGGTGCATTTCCATGCACCGGTCCCTGTGCAACCGCGGCCAGTAGTTCCTGAAGGAGACCTCGTGGGATTAACTGCCGAAGAGGCTGGCCTGGAACGCACTGCTGGAAATGTCCAGCAGTCATCATCCAGCAGTGACGGTGACAGCTCGTCAGTGCCCGATTTCCTCCCGTCCTGTGCTAGATGCGGGGAGAGCCAGCAAGACAAGGAGAATTACCCCCCTTGTAGTGAGCTAACCTACTTGGACTTGGACAAAACTCCGAAGGTCTTAAGGGAACGGAGCAACTCTCTGAAGAGACGCAGGGCTGTCGCTGAATGGGAAACTGAGGAAGCCGTACAGTCCATTCTGCCGAAGAAAAGCAGGCACGAGGAGGAGATTAGTGAAGACTCTAGTGACAGTTGCAGCAGCAGTTCGAGTAGCTCGAGCAGTGACGATTCTGTGTTCCTGGATGACGCAACTCTATTGTCAGATATCGTCAGTAAGGAAGTCGAAGCTGACAGGTGTCAGCAGGAGACGGCCCCAAACGGTTCCGCGATGGAAATTGACCGAATTACGTCTTTAGTTTCAATCTTCAGCTTCAGTATGGGCGCCAGTGACGGAACAGGGAAACTCAACAGGTCCATGTCCACACCTGACTTATGTTCGGCCCAAGCCAAAGATTCCCCTGACAGTATACAGCAGCGGCCATTTCTTGCCATGACGGTGTAA